A genome region from Desulfobacterales bacterium includes the following:
- the glk gene encoding glucokinase: MMSKPKTKSFKESACVLAGDIGGTKTNLGLYVTGKSRPKALVSAKFSSREASSLETIIDKMHQRYPAKIKKACFGIAGPVINGECRTTNLPWVVSEKKLQKRFGWQQVRLINDLTGTALAIPLLNHREVTALNGLRVHKNQNIGLVAPGTGLGLALLVYADGRYRPVASEGGHAGFPPADESEIDLWHYLYARFGYVSAERVLSGEGLVNIYNGLKFIGGIAESPKVKKAMRTADAARVITASAIDGNDPLCRAALKRFCRIFGSVAGNVALTGMTTGGLFLGGGIPPKILPALERKDFMDAFIAKGRFKEFMEKIAVRVILNDKAALLGAAHCALNL, translated from the coding sequence ATGATGTCGAAACCTAAAACCAAATCTTTTAAAGAATCGGCCTGTGTGCTGGCCGGCGATATTGGCGGCACCAAAACCAACCTCGGTCTGTATGTTACCGGAAAGTCTCGCCCCAAAGCCCTGGTGTCGGCCAAATTTTCCAGCCGGGAGGCGAGCAGCCTTGAAACCATCATCGACAAAATGCACCAGCGCTATCCGGCAAAGATCAAAAAGGCCTGCTTCGGTATTGCCGGGCCGGTGATCAACGGTGAATGTCGTACCACCAACCTTCCCTGGGTCGTATCGGAGAAAAAGCTGCAAAAGCGCTTTGGCTGGCAGCAGGTGCGCTTGATCAACGATCTGACCGGCACTGCCCTTGCCATACCATTGCTTAACCACCGTGAGGTCACTGCGCTAAACGGCCTCAGGGTTCACAAAAACCAAAACATCGGTCTGGTGGCGCCGGGCACCGGCTTGGGGCTGGCCTTGCTGGTGTATGCGGATGGTCGTTACCGCCCGGTAGCCTCCGAGGGCGGGCATGCGGGTTTTCCCCCCGCTGATGAATCCGAGATCGATCTGTGGCACTATCTGTACGCCCGCTTTGGTTATGTTAGTGCAGAGCGCGTGCTTTCCGGTGAGGGATTGGTTAATATTTATAACGGTCTGAAATTTATCGGCGGCATCGCCGAATCGCCCAAAGTTAAAAAGGCCATGCGCACAGCCGATGCCGCACGCGTGATTACCGCCAGCGCCATTGACGGCAACGATCCGCTCTGCCGGGCGGCCTTGAAGCGGTTTTGCCGCATTTTCGGATCTGTTGCCGGCAATGTGGCCCTCACGGGTATGACGACCGGAGGCCTGTTCTTAGGCGGTGGCATTCCACCCAAAATATTACCTGCTCTTGAGCGCAAGGATTTCATGGATGCGTTCATTGCCAAGGGCCGCTTTAAAGAATTTATGGAAAAAATTGCGGTGCGGGTGATCCTTAACGACAAAGCCGCGCTGCTGGGCGCTGCCCATTGCGCGCTGAATCTGTAA
- a CDS encoding mercuric reductase translates to MLNPNEFPQAQPYDAHNQRLIGNVHPSDWINPEPDGRYNMAVIGAGTAGLITAAGTAGLGGKVALIERSLMGGDCLNVGCVPSKALIRAARAAADVRAVGQYGIHVPDGVRVDFAAIMERLRRLRADISKHDSAQRFKALGMDVFLGSARFTSPDTIEVGGKAIKFARACIATGSRALELPIPGLSEVEFLTNETVFSLTELPRRLGVIGAGPIGCELAQSFARFGSDVILIEAMHGIMPNDAPRAAEVVEKVMAQDGVKLRCCGKNLEIRKQTDGIHLVVDSHGNQYDEVVDQLLLAVGRTPNVEGLNLESAGVAYDKKGVQVNERLQTTNRHIYAAGDICFPYKFTHTADATARIVIQNALFFGRSKSNALTVPWCTYTDPEVAHVGLYPHEAEEKGMAVETITVEMNTVDRAILEGDDDGFLDVYVKKGTDEILGATMVCRHAGDMISEITVAMTAGAGLGTIARTIHPYPTQAEAIKKAGDAYNRTRLTPRVHKIFNTLLKWRR, encoded by the coding sequence ATGTTAAATCCAAATGAATTTCCACAGGCCCAGCCATATGATGCCCATAACCAGCGACTGATCGGAAATGTTCACCCTTCAGACTGGATCAATCCAGAGCCTGATGGCCGCTACAACATGGCGGTCATCGGTGCTGGAACCGCCGGACTGATCACCGCCGCTGGCACCGCCGGTTTGGGTGGCAAAGTGGCCCTAATTGAGCGCAGTCTGATGGGGGGCGATTGCTTAAATGTTGGCTGCGTGCCTTCCAAGGCCCTGATCCGGGCTGCGCGCGCTGCAGCCGATGTGCGCGCTGTTGGTCAATACGGTATCCACGTGCCCGATGGTGTTCGCGTCGATTTTGCAGCGATCATGGAACGCCTGCGGCGTCTGCGCGCCGATATCAGCAAACATGATTCGGCCCAACGGTTCAAAGCGCTTGGCATGGATGTGTTTTTAGGGTCTGCTCGATTTACATCACCCGATACTATCGAAGTGGGCGGCAAGGCCATAAAATTTGCCAGGGCCTGCATTGCGACCGGCTCACGCGCATTGGAGCTGCCCATACCCGGTCTATCCGAAGTGGAATTTTTGACCAATGAAACGGTTTTCTCACTTACCGAATTGCCCCGGCGATTGGGGGTGATCGGAGCAGGCCCCATCGGCTGTGAGCTGGCGCAATCATTTGCCCGCTTCGGCAGTGATGTCATTTTAATCGAGGCCATGCATGGCATTATGCCCAACGATGCGCCGCGTGCGGCTGAAGTCGTGGAAAAGGTCATGGCGCAAGACGGCGTTAAACTCAGATGCTGCGGCAAAAACCTTGAAATCCGCAAGCAAACCGACGGAATTCATCTGGTGGTCGACTCCCACGGCAATCAGTATGATGAGGTGGTCGATCAACTGCTGCTGGCAGTCGGGCGCACACCGAATGTGGAAGGATTGAATTTGGAATCAGCCGGTGTGGCCTATGACAAAAAAGGTGTTCAGGTCAACGAGCGTTTGCAAACCACCAACCGTCATATCTATGCCGCCGGAGATATATGCTTTCCGTACAAATTTACCCATACCGCCGATGCCACCGCGCGCATTGTTATTCAAAATGCTCTGTTTTTCGGTCGCTCAAAATCAAACGCCCTGACAGTTCCCTGGTGCACCTACACGGATCCGGAAGTGGCCCATGTAGGTCTTTACCCCCATGAGGCAGAAGAAAAGGGCATGGCGGTGGAAACCATTACCGTTGAAATGAATACGGTTGACCGCGCCATCCTTGAAGGCGATGACGACGGGTTTTTGGATGTGTATGTAAAAAAGGGAACCGATGAAATACTGGGGGCGACCATGGTCTGCCGGCACGCCGGGGATATGATTTCCGAAATCACGGTGGCCATGACTGCGGGTGCCGGATTGGGTACTATCGCTCGTACGATTCACCCGTATCCGACCCAGGCCGAAGCCATTAAAAAAGCAGGTGATGCATACAACCGCACGCGGCTGACGCCCCGGGTGCACAAAATTTTTAATACGCTTTTAAAGTGGCGACGGTAG